DNA from Longimicrobium sp.:
ACGAGAACGAGGGCTGCGAGGGACAGGCGTCTGAACATCTCTCGACTGTCATTCCGAGTCTGAGGGGAGCGCGGAGATGGCCGGGGCGCGTATGAAGAATCTACCATGCTTCGCGACATATACCAATCGAGAGAATCCGTGTGGCAGCCGGTTTCGAAACGGCCCTGTCATCTCACCGCCGCGCCTCCCAGCGCTCGCGCGGCAGCTCGAAGCGGATCACCCGCTCCTCCGAGCCGTCGCCGGCGAAGGCGAAGCCGTGCTTCTCCAGCACGCCGATGGAGGGCACCAGCTCGGGATAGGTCTCCGCGATCGCGCGGGTGACCCGCGGGAAGCCGAACGCGCGCTCCAGCAGCGCGCCCACCGCCTCGCTGGCGTAGCCGCGGCGCCGGTGCTCGGGGACGACGCCGTAGCCCACCTCCACCGTCCCGTCGTCCGCCGGCGGGCCCTTGTATCCCACCAGGCCGATCAGCTCGCGGCCTCCGCCCCCGTCGTCCGGGAGGAGGATGTAGTAGAACCACCACCCTTC
Protein-coding regions in this window:
- a CDS encoding GNAT family N-acetyltransferase; this translates as MNSTILKTDRLELIGCTPELLRAEGEDRARFGALLQARVPEAWPPELYDDDARLYTLRMAEAAPQDEGWWFYYILLPDDGGGGRELIGLVGYKGPPADDGTVEVGYGVVPEHRRRGYASEAVGALLERAFGFPRVTRAIAETYPELVPSIGVLEKHGFAFAGDGSEERVIRFELPRERWEARR